In a genomic window of Methylorubrum populi:
- a CDS encoding NAD(P)/FAD-dependent oxidoreductase translates to MTAPTEAPRQIVIVGASLAGLSAAHALRDVGYGGRIILIGDEHESPYDRPPLSKQVLRGLYGADTSLPQRADLDATFRLGVGALELDTLAHRIYLSDGTQIVYDRLLIATGTRARPWPNGAEAASSNVYTLRSHADAEHLARGLAWKPRRVLIIGGGFIGCEIASCCRDLGLDVTLAVRGALPLAHALGSVTAAFMRDVIRDCGVDLRLETEVARFQADADSRVVAAILRTGQRIEADCVVAALGALRNTEWLAGAGLEVSPKGVRVDAHCRVLSTTRAVVPDVFAAGDIAHWPSAIYGGRHLAVEHWGNAVAQAETAARNMAAGEAGLVSYDHLPDFWSQQFGLNIKLVGLPAGADQFAVVQGSLRDRRFIGVYGAQGRTVAAVSVDSARWLPAYRAAVTEGAPFPPIVGALDQADIRPRPLAQTVP, encoded by the coding sequence ATGACAGCGCCCACCGAAGCTCCTCGCCAGATCGTCATCGTCGGCGCCTCGCTCGCGGGCCTGTCCGCGGCGCACGCACTGCGTGACGTGGGCTACGGAGGCAGGATCATCCTGATCGGTGACGAGCACGAGTCGCCCTACGATCGGCCGCCGCTGTCGAAGCAGGTGCTCCGCGGCCTGTACGGCGCGGACACCTCCCTGCCGCAACGGGCCGATCTGGATGCCACGTTCCGCCTCGGGGTCGGTGCATTGGAGCTCGATACGCTCGCACATCGTATCTACCTCTCGGACGGCACGCAGATCGTATACGACCGGTTGCTCATCGCGACCGGGACTCGGGCACGTCCGTGGCCGAACGGTGCGGAAGCAGCTTCCTCAAACGTGTACACGCTCCGCAGCCACGCGGACGCTGAGCATCTCGCACGCGGCCTCGCCTGGAAACCGCGCCGCGTGCTCATCATCGGTGGCGGGTTTATCGGCTGTGAGATCGCGTCGTGTTGCCGCGATCTCGGCCTCGACGTGACCCTGGCGGTGCGCGGTGCGCTCCCGTTGGCTCATGCCCTGGGTTCCGTCACGGCCGCTTTCATGCGGGACGTGATCCGCGACTGCGGCGTGGACCTCCGCCTGGAGACGGAAGTCGCGCGATTTCAAGCCGATGCGGATAGCCGGGTCGTCGCGGCCATCCTGCGCACCGGCCAGCGGATCGAGGCGGATTGCGTCGTCGCCGCCCTCGGCGCCCTGCGCAACACCGAGTGGCTGGCCGGTGCGGGCTTGGAGGTTTCGCCCAAAGGCGTGCGCGTCGACGCCCATTGCCGCGTCCTCAGCACCACCCGGGCAGTTGTGCCGGATGTCTTCGCGGCCGGCGATATTGCTCACTGGCCGAGCGCCATCTACGGCGGCCGCCACCTCGCCGTCGAGCACTGGGGCAACGCGGTCGCTCAAGCCGAGACGGCAGCCCGGAACATGGCCGCCGGTGAAGCGGGGCTGGTCTCCTACGACCACCTGCCGGACTTCTGGTCGCAGCAATTCGGTCTCAACATCAAGCTCGTCGGCCTGCCGGCCGGGGCCGACCAATTCGCGGTCGTCCAGGGTTCGTTGCGGGATCGCCGGTTCATCGGCGTGTACGGCGCGCAGGGGCGAACCGTGGCCGCTGTCTCCGTAGACAGCGCCCGTTGGCTGCCCGCCTACCGAGCCGCGGTGACAGAGGGGGCTCCCTTCCCACCGATCGTCGGCGCCCTCGACCAAGCCGATATCCG
- a CDS encoding ferredoxin, whose translation MKVVVDLNRCQAYAQCIYAAPDHFALHGAEALVYDTAPDEAARAEIERAVQACPVRAITATSDIPVPMPQKAGDQ comes from the coding sequence ATGAAGGTCGTCGTCGACCTCAACCGCTGCCAAGCTTACGCGCAGTGCATCTACGCCGCTCCGGACCACTTCGCCCTGCATGGTGCAGAAGCGTTGGTCTACGACACGGCGCCCGACGAAGCCGCCCGAGCCGAGATTGAGCGCGCGGTGCAGGCCTGCCCGGTACGTGCCATTACTGCGACGAGCGACATTCCAGTCCCTATGCCGCAGAAAGCGGGCGACCAATGA
- a CDS encoding TetR/AcrR family transcriptional regulator produces MDIVTAEFLTYGYEGANIARVARTAGVSPKTIYARYATKDELLLAVVVHLTEASREGLAQELTDGSISPEQGLTTFALTTAYHWTSEREFGLYRLVITEAGRFPHLVTLYRESTDAFREVVTTYLTDQIARRVLVIKDVGTAVQLFVSVTTGQIRERMLLGERPSSIEIEAQVKEGVRMFLAWCKSK; encoded by the coding sequence ATGGACATCGTCACTGCCGAGTTTCTGACATACGGCTATGAGGGGGCAAACATCGCGCGTGTAGCCCGCACCGCAGGAGTTTCGCCCAAGACGATCTACGCGCGCTACGCCACTAAAGACGAGTTGCTGCTGGCAGTCGTGGTTCACCTAACGGAAGCCTCGCGCGAAGGACTGGCCCAGGAGCTTACGGATGGCTCAATCAGCCCCGAGCAAGGTTTGACGACCTTTGCCCTGACCACCGCCTACCATTGGACGTCGGAACGCGAGTTCGGACTCTACAGGTTGGTCATCACGGAAGCCGGGCGCTTCCCCCACCTCGTAACGCTTTATAGAGAAAGCACCGACGCGTTCCGTGAGGTCGTGACGACGTATCTCACCGATCAAATCGCTCGACGTGTGCTCGTGATCAAAGATGTCGGGACCGCCGTTCAGCTATTTGTGTCCGTGACGACAGGCCAGATCAGAGAGCGGATGCTTCTAGGTGAGCGTCCTTCGTCTATCGAAATCGAAGCTCAGGTGAAAGAAGGTGTTCGAATGTTCCTAGCTTGGTGCAAAAGCAAATAA